The Verrucomicrobiota bacterium DNA segment AAGCGAGATCTCGCGAAATCAGGGTTTCGGGTCGTCCAGGAATTAAATCCATTTCCCTGGATAATGATGGTTCTTCAGCCCGATTGATGCTCTAAATAATGGGAAACCGTTTTCTGGATTCCTGTTTCAAACGTTTCAGCCGGAGACCAGTTGAGTTCTTCCTTCATTTTGCTGGAATCGATGGCATAGCGTCGATCGTGCCCCTTGCGATCTGTCACAAAGGTTTTTTGACTAAGGTAGCTTTCTCCCTGCTCTTTGGGGCTTATGCCATCCAGTATCGAGCATAGGGTATCGACGATTTCGATGTTTGTCTTTTCGCAGTTGCCTCCTATGTTGTAGGTGGCACCCGGATCTCCTTTCTCCAAGACTCTTAAAATGCCGGTGCAGTGATCCGTTACATAGAGCCAGTCTCTTACGTTTAAACCGTCTCCGTAAATGGGCAGTTTTTCTCCCTTGAGCGCCTGCTGAATCATCAGGGGGATTAACTTTTCTGGAAACTGTCTCGGGCCGTAGTTATTTGAGCAGTTGGTGATCAGGGTCGGTAAGCCAAAGGTATGATGGTAGGCGCGCACCAAGTGGTCGCTGGCGGCTTTCGAGGCAGAGTAGGGGCTGTTCGGTTGGTATTGGTTTTCTTCAGTGAACGGAGGATCATAGGGTTCCAATGAGCCATAGACCTCGTCAGTTGATACATGCAGGAAGCGAAACGTGGCTTTACTCTCCTCCTTCAACGTATCGAAGTAAGTCAGACTCGCTTTAAGGAGTTCGTGTGTATCGACGACATTGGTTTGAATGAACGCATCGGGGCCTTCGATGGAGCGATCCACATGGGTCTCTGCGGCAAAATTAACGATCCAGTCAATCGCGTGGTCGCTGAGCAGTTGGTTAATAAGGCTTTGATCTCCAATATTACCTTTAACAAAGCTGAAGCGACGGTCTGTCAGATGATGGGCGAAATTTTCTTCCCGTCCCGCATAGGTGAGTAAGTCGAGACATAGAACCTTATCTATCCCCTCTACCTGTTTTGAGAGGAGGAGGTCGATAAAATGAGATCCGATAAATCCCGCGCCGCCGGTGACTAATACATTCATGTTTTTTAGGCTACCCACTCGCGGCAGGCTTTTTCGATCGCTTCATTTACGTCGGTTAATGTGATACCGGCATCTGCCAGTTTTTGAGACGACATCGTGCAATTGGATCGGGGAGTTCGGACGGCACGTTTCATAAAGTCTTCTTCGCTATCAAAGAACTTCAGCTCTTTGTGAACCAGGCCGTATTTTTTCATAATACTCGTTATCTGGCGAGCGGTGGTTGAGCCCGGGTTTGTTACGTTGTAAGTACCATAAGGGATTTCCTTCACGAAGGAATCGAGACAGGCATCAACAAACTCGAATCGTTGAGAGATTGAGTTTTCTGCATCGAGTAGCCACTCGTAATTCAGAAGTTTGCTAAGGTAATTGCGGGGATTGTTGCGTTCATCAAAAGGGATTCTCAGACGCCAGATGTACGCGTTTTTTGCGCCTTGGAGGACCTC contains these protein-coding regions:
- the rfbB gene encoding dTDP-glucose 4,6-dehydratase: MNVLVTGGAGFIGSHFIDLLLSKQVEGIDKVLCLDLLTYAGREENFAHHLTDRRFSFVKGNIGDQSLINQLLSDHAIDWIVNFAAETHVDRSIEGPDAFIQTNVVDTHELLKASLTYFDTLKEESKATFRFLHVSTDEVYGSLEPYDPPFTEENQYQPNSPYSASKAASDHLVRAYHHTFGLPTLITNCSNNYGPRQFPEKLIPLMIQQALKGEKLPIYGDGLNVRDWLYVTDHCTGILRVLEKGDPGATYNIGGNCEKTNIEIVDTLCSILDGISPKEQGESYLSQKTFVTDRKGHDRRYAIDSSKMKEELNWSPAETFETGIQKTVSHYLEHQSG
- a CDS encoding sugar nucleotide-binding protein produces the protein MKHIVLIGGSGYVGQAFQEVLEKRGISYRNFSRKEINYYDPQILIEALKAEKPNAVINAAGYTGKPNVDACEADKANCLLGNAGLPGVIREACEELDIPWGHVSSGCIYTGKRADGNGFREDDTPNFNFRTNNSSFYSGTKALGEEVLQGAKNAYIWRLRIPFDERNNPRNYLSKLLNYEWLLDAENSISQRFEFVDACLDSFVKEIPYGTYNVTNPGSTTARQITSIMKKYGLVHKELKFFDSEEDFMKRAVRTPRSNCTMSSQKLADAGITLTDVNEAIEKACREWVA